The Chanodichthys erythropterus isolate Z2021 chromosome 14, ASM2448905v1, whole genome shotgun sequence genome window below encodes:
- the spegb gene encoding striated muscle preferentially expressed protein kinase isoform X3 — protein sequence MKKIWSKKRFQKTGHSNRTFGRFTHVFRSCRKQSYDSETTEDEAAEPQIPLEAKEGARGFQDEAQRVPAGERMMDVAPDASDRWAAAGETTVLEKEALALGSRAPGPQSARSPSEEVLRESPPQVLPPPSPKIGRSTASPLLSRSGSAPATPLAPRKKVVVPTEYQDTVPGEFEEKIKQPKSSGMSQSSAQDSRPQTPVSEYSRKELTPRPSPKLTRASSKIFEKVRVFEERRRSIDNPEGSISGRSWAGFNRASSIDSDEGGSRLGISRESSKEDLREALKADAAQRRTMFRQRAASLEDRPRYSQKVQDIENKFTEELQRIKKLVGKPHMKKSFSTEQLSTFPRSRQPVGKLEPIPPQVLQKLQDRERAQREQEMREREQAKERSPPKSPSRRRKDQLAQQPLEKVESDRLVPSTKMVSPFGHEPSPPEAVSLSDLPGQRSPRLRGPSPSRDSPRRSPTVEISAMAEDRSRGRAESPSRNVLEMTLRKVEPRPASPMVKRVVRVQEVPQPDDESMHRKTPIEVTLRKLERRPESPLVQGETVTIQECPFQAPPKPPRVSSSSSSEEKMELVVTPLSSAPKLTIPKIIVEDEPMETDIPAEKTEKAVKSGTGKDEKPQRSRGRGRRQRPMSPELESSDDSYVSAGEDPLEAPVFEFPLQDTVASTGTEVLLKCIISGTPLPEVTWKRDNIEIKNSPTHVVKVEGERHSLLIKWTKPSDAGTYTVTATNEVGEVSSSATLFIKSEPSQDQRGNLGVPMDVSSPITSDEEYLSPLEEGMDFSSYRGPEPRKIVDTRFKEPPAFQVVIGDQTVIEGQEVTMSVRVSGQPKPMLYWLRDRVTIKTGPRHIVHETEEGNFEVVIKSAQKSDTGVYTCKIINEYGTKQCEGKLEVKARPVEPGLAIIRPVRDVMVKAGETALFECHVIGPQDTDVDWLSDGKLIQPALLNCKMHFDGKRCRLLLNSVHEDDSGTYTCKLSTAKEELTSSAKLKVVASIEPLFTRQLDVLEVIEGRNARFDCKVSGTPPPQVTWSHFDHPLEDSEDIRILKEGGRHSLIISHVSNEDEGLYTVVARNSYGEAECAAELYVQEPRPAISSQIAKLEKMPSIPEEPEVPENEVERFTMPDFVKPLYDLDVVEGREAVLRCKVAGLPYPTIIWFHNGKRIDSTEDRKMTQFRDVHSLVVRCVCHAHGGVYKCVISNKVGKATCYAHLYVTDILPDPPDGAPVIESITGKTITLSWKKPRRLDPSIDPSSLMYAVQQQALGSIQWTIIASCLKQTTYTITNLSKGVRYAFRVLSITNKAFSKPSPATDPVQLLDRGPYVQEAPVIIDKPDIVYMVEKQPLSITVTLNHVNASVTWKRGGVTLSNRPGLFELSMPDDDQHTLKLCKVKSSDVGQLTCVASNKYGSDSCILTLEMAVAPSFESIMEDLDVNIGETPRFAVVVEGKPVPDILWYKGDTLLSESSHFTFVYDDNECSLVVLNTQADDSGVYTCTAKNLAGSVSCKAELTVHTVKEDKDDPMEDEASILRKMRRLTDYYDVHKEIGRGAFSYVKRVIQKAGKIEYAAKFISARAKRKASALRELNILSHLDHERILYFHDAFEKKNAVIIITELCHEELLERLTKKSTVMESEIRSSVRQLLEGLSYLHQLDILHLDIKPDNILMADPTSDQIRLCDFGNAVKFTPDEAQYCKYGTPEFVAPEIVNQTPVSKATDIWPIGVLTYLCLTGVSPFAGENDRSSVLNIRNYNVAFEESMFTDLCHEAKGFVIKLLVADRLRPDANECLRHPWFKTLNKGKSISTEYLKKFLSRRKWQRSLISYKSKMVMRSIPELLDDSSSHISIAVPRHLKQGSPPPSSSSDSDEDIDELPYIPMPLNMEFSGSRMSLTEIVGDDEMTGRPNGNAERPASIHQKSELMEVETSEREGGDSRGRGRKRSTQEHEKGSSDEEPAELAKRAEQAKRPMRRGSSMESDEPEGARRRGELRRGSSADSALQLHIKPEEGTEESPADGSRILQKSVSMELPRRSPSPGAAKLSQEDYALKLELMRQRLLRGGSVDNKMSGLRGPLLETLGMGDEKRYVRGSRLGNPPLVRAASSESPRDDIPKTKILRKSASFSQGDSEPMPLHRRIGAPLEIPLAQIEERRLQQAISMSALTEPVKDSRPVTPKIHTPEPERHEKEKIEEKESEVYDDSKSEDVNVVSKTNADEVRSIDQKPWETDAQEKGQSKLEEPSEESEKVAEIKQKTPISEETIEEEEEREDKESEEETEPPAPEIEVKEVEDDVKASPKSPEIIVSTSIMVTPTAAPAPSPQSVVSTYVTPSLPARTVLPDGRMSAYASIMQTIMVPSVQASSQPDPVPVPTPSPMSTPPSVPVYAPVSRHISEPTLLSASSSKSDLHQTTEHPAVFSRVASTEHPPKEPSPPKTPTRDSPKREPSPGSNLQDLASEEVFEARFKKRESSLTRSLKRFSFQKTEEKPTTAAPETAEEMYRPGPIGAPLEFVPRRLEEKSKSVQDLREAQKDPGFMRRLSMRLKRTPSVERQEEKLKEEDASAPRRRLSWALGRRGSQEKKEIEMVRLDGGPEPPPEPESKAPSESPILAMRKKIGSTMASLSTRIRSHSEDRKDENEGKTEHKRTPIFTKMRRSTSEGGSLKRMGVPQNQLAAQSGKGTSSESLDSMSSIQSESAVKGADIERRSRWDRWGLTRGKRDKTASQPDIPASIARENGSLRSRQYTRLTSDFPPVFHIKLRDHVLLEGDPVTLSCLPAGSPHPHISWMKDKKPLEIDPRMNLISCPDGRQLLMIMKTTKKDAGLYECVASNTLASVTSSCVVSLARLPNSPGTPEVPQKYKNTALVVWRPSDTTAPCTYSLERKKEGETNWLIVATGVADCYYNVMDLPAGATYRFRVACVNKAGQGPYSNLSEKVILDSTAPQKSSGTVVVKTLSSAPPPAPAVVKTTMTLPAMKPAAVKPAAAPPTTSAPSTSQPVKPVSPPASTTTPSPAALPPSHRTVPDIQTPSPGIPTPAKAKTTLNITVAKPSPASPAAQPPPAKPSPPVVLPKPQTPINVVSPLSQTPPVSPPPLVSPPPAIGKPISSVPMYVPTTTTAHVTPVTPNTPTPALSPPVVLVTSLSPVGEGTGTPNRMTPSGRATPSGRITPTGRRTPIGKPGDLTLRQGVPQKPYTFMDEKARGRFGVIRECRENATGNLYMAKIVPYEPESKETVLQEYDILKSLHHEKVMALHEAYVTPRYLVLISECCSGKELLYSLIDRFRYSEDDVVAYIVQILQGLDYLHSRKILHLDIKPENIIVTYMNVVKIIDFGSAQTFNPLFLKQFCPPIGTLDYMSPEMLKGDVVGPPADIWSIGVLTYIMLSGRLPFTENDPAETEARIQAAKFDLSKLYQNVSQSASLFLKKILCSYPWARPTIKDCFNNSWLQDAYLMRLRRQTLTFTTTRLKEFLEQQQQVRAEVATKHKVLLRSYQSTPQTPSTPSTPGTPAAPISQ from the exons ACTCTGAGACTACAGAAGACGAAGCCGCTGAGCCACAAATACCCCTGGAAGCTAAAGAAGGAGCCAGAGGTTTTCAGGATGAGGCCCAACGAGTACCTGCAG GTGAGAGAATGATGGATGTCGCCCCAGATGCGAGCGATCGCTGGGCCGCCGCCGGTGAGACCACAGTGTTGGAGAAAGAAGCTCTAGCCCTGGGATCAAGAGCTCCGGGGCCACAATCAGCCAG GAGCCCATCTGAAGAAGTTTTGAGGGAATCTCCCCCTCAAGTCCTACCACCCCCTTCCCCCAAAATTGGCCGCTCTACTGCCTCTCCTTTGCTCAGCCGTTCTGGTTCGGCCCCTGCCACACCCCTAGCCCCACGCAAGAAAGTTGTCGTACCAACTGAATATCAAGACACAGTACCAGGAGAGTTTGAGGAGAAGATTAAGCAACCCAAATCCTCAGGCATGTCTCAGAGTAGTGCTCAAGACTCTCGACCCCAAACCCCTGTCAGTGAGTATTCCCGTAAGGAACTTACACCTCGGCCCTCACCAAAACTAACCAGAGCTAGCTCCAAGATTTTTGAGAAGGTGAGAGTCTTTGAAGAGCGCAGAAGAAGTATTGATAACCCCGAGGGATCTATATCCGGACGTTCTTGGGCTGGATTTAATAGAGCCTCATCTATTGACTCTGATGAAGGAGGGAGCCGGCTGGGGATCTCAAGGGAGAGCTCCAAAGAAGACCTTCGTGAGGCATTGAAGGCAGATGCAGCCCAGAGAAGGACTATGTTCAGACAGCGGGCTGCTTCCCTGGAGGATAGACCCCGTTACTCCCAGAAGGTGCAGGACATTGAGAACAAGTTCACAGAGGAGCTCCAGCGCATCAAAAAACTTGTCGGTAAACCACATATGAAGAAATCCTTCTCAACAGAGCAGCTCTCTACTTTTCCCAGGAGCAGGCAGCCTGTAGGGAAGTTAGAGCCTATCCCACCTCAGGTTCTTCAAAAGCTGCAGGATAGAGAGCGCGCTCAGAGAGAGcaagagatgagagagagagagcaagccAAAGAACGATCACCTCCGAAATCACCGTCTCGCAGACGAAAAGATCAGCTGGCACAGCAACCACTGGAAAAAGTTGAAAGTGATCGGCTTGTCCCATCTACCAAGATGGTAAGCCCATTTGGACATGAACCATCCCCTCCAGAGGCAGTGTCACTCTCTGATTTACCCGGACAAAGATCTCCAAGACTTCGTGGCCCAAGCCCAAGCAGGGATAGTCCGCGAAGGTCTCCAACTGTAGAAATATCTGCCATGGCTGAAGATCGCTCTCGAGGAAGAGCTGAATCTCCATCCAGAAATGTCTTGGAGATGACATTACGGAAAGTGGAACCAAGACCTGCAAGTCCAATGGTAAAACGGGTTGTTCGTGTTCAGGAAGTTCCTCAACCTGACGATGAGTCCATGCATAGGAAGACGCCAATAGAGGTCACACTAAGAAAACTTGAAAGAAGGCCTGAAAGTCCTCTGGTGCAAGGAGAAACTGTAACCATTCAAGAATGCCCTTTCCAAGCTCCCCCCAAACCCCCAAGAgtttcctcctcttcctcatctGAAGAAAAGATGGAGCTGGTTGTGACTCCTCTTTCATCTGCACCAAAGCTCACCATACCAAAAATTATTGTTGAAGATGAGCCAATGGAGACGGATATACCTGCAGAAAAGACTGAAAAGGCTGTGAAAAGTGGCACTGGTAAAGATGAAAAACCCCAAAGAAGCAGAGGAAGAGGACGCAGACAAAGACCAATGTCCCCTGAATTAG AATCTTCGGACGACTCGTATGTGTCTGCAGGAGAGGATCCTTTAGAGGCTCCTGTGTTTGAGTTTCCACTTCAGGACACTGTGGCCTCCACTGGAACAGAGGTGCTTTTAAAATGCATCATCAGCGGCACCCCTCTCCCCGAAG TTACATGGAAGAGAGACAACATTGAGATCAAGAACAGCCCAACTCATGTTGTAAAGGTAGAGGGAGAAAGGCACTCATTGCTCATCAAATGGACTAAGCCAAGTGATGCAGGAACATATACAGTTACCGCTACCAATGAGGTGGGCGAGGTGTCCAGCAGTGCTACTCTTTTCATCAAATCAG AGCCCAGTCAGGACCAGCGTGGGAACCTTGGTGTACCCATGGACGTCAGCAGTCCCATCACATCTGATGAGGAGTACCTCAGTCCTCTTGAGGAAGGGATGGATTTCTCTTCCTACAGGGGACCTGAGCCGAGGAAAATCGTGGACACTCGATTCAAGGAGCCTCCAGCCTTTCAG GTTGTTATTGGAGACCAAACAGTTATAGAGGGTCAGGAGGTGACCATGTCTGTTCGAGTGAGTGGACAGCCTAAACCCATGCTTTACTG GCTGAGAGACAGAGTGACCATTAAAACAGGTCCACGGCATATCGTCCATGAGACAGAGGAGGGCAACTTTGAGGTGGTAATTAAATCAGCACAGAAGTCGGACACTGGAGTTTACACCTGCAAGATCATCAACGAGTATGGAACTAAACAGTGTGAGGGCAAACTGGAGGTGAAAG CTCGTCCGGTAGAGCCAGGCCTGGCCATCATTCGACCAGTGAGGGACGTAATGGTGAAGGCAGGAGAAACTGCCCTGTTCGAGTGTCATGTGATCGGCCCGCAGGACACAGATGTTGATTGGCTGTCAGATGGGAAACTCATCCAGCCAGCTCTGTTGAACTGTAAGATGCACTTTGACGGGAAAAGGTGCAGGCTGCTGCTCAACTCTGTACATGAAGATGACAGTGGAACGTATACCTGCAAACTGAGCACAGCTAAAG AGGAGCTGACCTCTAGTGCCAAGCTAAAGGTCGTAGCATCCATAGAGCCCCTCTTTACCCGTCAGCTGGATGTACTGGAAGTCATTGAGGGTCGTAATGCTCGATTTGACTGCAAGGTCAGCGGGACACCACCGCCTCAGGTCACCTGGAGCCACTTTG ATCATCCTCTGGAGGACAGCGAAGACATTCGGATCCTGAAAGAAGGAGGACGGCACTCGTTAATCATCTCTCATGTTAGTAATGAAGATGAGGGCCTCTATACGGTTGTAGCACGTAACTCATATGGAGAGGCCGAATGTGCAGCAGAGCTGTATGTGCAGGAGCCCAGACCGGCAATATCCTCACAGAT AGCAAAGCTGGAAAAAATGCCCTCCATTCCAGAGGAGCCTGAGGTGCCTGAGAATGAGGTGGAACGTTTCACCATGCCTGACTTTGTCAAGCCGCTCTATGATCTGGATGTAGTTGAGGGCAGAGAGGCTGTGCTCAGGTGCAAAGTGGCTGGCTTGCCGTACCCCACCATAATCTGGTTTCACAATGGCAAGAGGATTGATAGCACAGAGGACAGAAAAATGACACAGT TCAGAGACGTTCACAGCCTGGTGGTCCGCTGTGTTTGTCATGCCCACGGAGGAGTTTACAAGTGTGTCATATCCAATAAGGTGGGCAAGGCCACATGCTATGCCCATCTTTATGTGACAG ACATCCTTCCTGACCCACCAGATGGGGCCCCAGTCATTGAGTCCATCACTGGCAAGACTATCACGCTAAGCTGGAAGAAACCCAGAAGACTGGATCCATCCATTG ATCCTAGCTCCCTGATGTATGCTGTTCAGCAGCAGGCCCTGGGGTCGATCCAGTGGACCATCATCGCCTCTTGCCTGAAACAGACCACCTATACCATCACCAATCTGTCTAAAGGTGTCCGCTATGCCTTCAGGGTGCTATCAATCACCAACAAGGCCTTTAGCAAGCCGTCGCCTGCCACCGACCCAGTGCAGCTGTTAGATAGAG GTCCGTACGTCCAGGAGGCTCCTGTAATCATTGACAAGCCGGACATTGTGTATATGGTGGAAAAGCAGCCCTTAAGCATCACAGTCACTCTCAACCATGTCAATGCATCAGTCACATGGAAGAG AGGGGGAGTGACACTGTCTAACAGACCGGGTCTGTTTGAGTTGAGCATGCCTGATGATGACCAGCATACACTGAAGCTGTGCAAGGTAAAGAGCAGTGATGTTGGTCAGCTGACTTGCGTCGCCAGCAACAAGTATGGCAGCGACTCCTGCATCCTAACCCTGGAAATGGCAG TGGCACCATCTTTTGAGTCCATCATGGAAGACCTGGATGTGAATATAGGCGAGACTCCTCGTTTTGCAGTGGTGGTTGAAGGAAAGCCTGTCCCAGACATCCTTTGGTACaag GGAGACACCCTGCTGTCCGAAAGCAGCCATTTCACATTTGTGTATGATGACAATGAATGTTCTCTAGTGGTGCTTAACACTCAAGCAGATGACTCAGGAGTGTACACCTGCACTGCTAAGAATCTGGCTGGATCTGTATCCTGCAAGGCTGAGCTGACTGTACACACAG TCAAAGAGGACAAAGACGACCCGATGGAGGATGAGGCGTCCATCCTAAGAAAGATGCGGAGGCTCACTGATTACTATGACGTGCACAAGGAAATTGGGAG AGGGGCCTTCTCATATGTGAAGCGGGTGATACAGAAGGCAGGAAAGATTGAATATGCAGCCAAGTTTATTTCGGCTCGTGCTAAACGGAAGGCCTCCGCTCTGAGAGAGCTGAACATCCTGTCTCATCTAGACCATGAGCGGATCCTCTACTTTCACGACGCCTTCGAGAAGAAGAATGCTGTTATCATCATTACAGAGCT ATGCCATGAGGAGCTTCTCGAAAGGCTTACAAAGAAATCAACAGTAATGGAGTCAGAG ATCCGATCCAGCGTGAGGCAGCTGTTGGAGGGTCTTAGCTATCTTCATCAGCTTGACATACTTCATCTAGACATCAAG CCTGATAACATCCTTATGGCAGACCCTACTAGTGATCAGATCCGCTTATGTGATTTTGGAAATGCTGTAAAGTTCACGCCTGATGAGGCACAGTACTGCAAATATGGCACTCCAGAATTTGTCGCCCCAGAGATTGTTAACCAGACACCCGTCTCCAAGGCAACGGACATCTG gcCTATTGGAGTTCTAACATACTTGTG TCTCACTGGAGTTTCTCCTTTTGCTGGAGAAAATGACCGCAGCTCTGTTCTCAACATCAGAAACTATAATGTGGCTTTTGAAGAAAGCATGTTTACCGACCTCTGCCATGAAGCCAAGGGATTCGTCATCAAACTGCTGGTGGCTGATAGATT GAGACCGGATGCTAATGAATGTCTTCGGCACCCCTGGTTCAAG ACCCTGAATAAGGGTAAGAGCATCAGCACAGAGTACCTCAAAAAGTTTCTGTCCAGAAGAAAATGGCAG CGATCTCTTATCAGCTACAAGTCTAAGATGGTGATGAGATCTATACCTGAGTTACTGGACGACTCCTCCAGCCATATTTCCATTGCTGTTCCACGACATCTGAAACAAGGCTCACCACCACCTTCATCATCTTCAGATTCGGATGAAGACATTGATGAGTTGCCTTATATCCCAATGCCCCTCAACATGGAATTCTCAGGATCTAGAATGTCACTGACTGAAATTGTTGGGGATGATGAAATGACAGGTAGACCAAATGGAAATGCTGAGAGGCCTGCTTCAATTCATCAGAAGTCAGAGCTGATGGAAGTGGAGACGTCAGAGAGAGAGGGTGGAGATTCTAGGGGTAGAGGAAGGAAGAGGTCAACACAAGAACATGAAAAAGGATCATCTGATGAAGAACCAGCAGAACTGGCCAAAAGGGCAGAACAGGCCAAGAGACCAATGCGCAGAGGTTCAAGTATGGAATCAGATGAGCCAGAGGGAGCACGTCGCAGAGGAGAGTTGCGCAGAGGGAGCTCAGCTGACAGTGCCCTACAGCTCCACATCAAACCAGAGGAGGGCACAGAAGAAAGTCCAGCCGATGGAAGTAGAATTCTACAAAAGTCAGTATCTATGGAGCTTCCCAGGAGGAGCCCAAGCCCAGGGGCTGCAAAACTGAGCCAGGAAGACTACGCCCTGAAATTAGAACTGATGAGGCAGAGACTTCTCAGGGGTGGCTCTGTTGACAACAAGATGAGCGGATTAAGAGGACCATTGCTGGAGACATTAGGTATGGGGGATGAGAAGCGCTATGTGAGGGGATCTCGCCTTGGTAACCCTCCACTTGTTAGAGCAGCATCCAGCGAGTCACCTAGAGATGACATCCCAAAGACCAAAATACTCCGCAAAAGTGCTTCCTTCAGCCAGGGTGATTCAGAACCCATGCCCTTGCACAGACGGATTGGAGCACCTCTAGAGATCCCACTGGCACAAATAGAGGAGAGACGGCTGCAACAAGCTATATCTATGTCTGCTCTCACAGAGCCAGTCAAGGATTCTCGCCCCGTCACCCCAAAAATTCATACGCCAGAACCAGAGAGACATGAAAAGGAGAAAATTGAGGAAAAAGAGTCAGAAGTCTACGATGACAGTAAATCTGAAGACGTCAATGTTGTGTCAAAGACTAATGCAGATGAAGTCAGAAGCATTGATCAGAAACCTTGGGAGACAGATGCACAAGAGAAGGGCCAGAGCAAGTTAGAGGAACCCAGTGAAGAGTCTGAAAAAGTTGCTGAAATTAAGCAGAAGACCCCCATATCAGAGGAAACTATCgaagaagaggaagaaagaGAGGATAAAGAGTCAGAGGAAGAAACGGAGCCTCCTGCTCCAGAGATTGAGGTTAAAGAAGTTGAGGATGATGTAAAGGCATCACCAAAGTCTCCAGAGATCATTGTTTCCACCAGCATCATGGTGACCCCAACAGCTGCCCCAGCTCCCAGCCCCCAGAGTGTCGTTTCAACCTATGTGACCCCATCTCTCCCTGCACGTACAGTGCTCCCGGATGGTAGGATGTCTGCATATGCCAGTATCATGCAGACCATCATGGTACCATCGGTCCAGGCATCTAGCCAACCTGACCCTGTTCCTGTCCCCACACCTTCACCAATGTCCACCCCACCATCAGTTCCAGTCTATGCACCTGTTTCCAGACACATCTCTGAACCAACCCTTCTATCAGCTTCTTCATCCAAATCAGATCTTCACCAAACCACTGAACATCCCGCAGTCTTTTCTCGGGTTGCCTCAACAGAACACCCTCCCAAAGAACCAAGTCCTCCTAAGACTCCCACTCGTGACTCACCTAAGCGAGAGCCGTCTCCTGGAAGCAACCTCCAGGACCTTGCATCTGAGGAGGTCTTCGAAGCTCGCTTCAAGAAGCGCGAGTCCTCTCTAACTCGTAGTCTCAAACGTTTCTCATTTCAGAAGACTGAAGAAAAGCCCACCACTGCTGCTCCTGAAACTGCAGAAGAAATGTATCGTCCAGGGCCAATTGGTGCTCCTTTAGAGTTTGTGCCCAGGAGGTTAGAGGAGAAATCTAAATCAGTTCAGGATCTTCGTGAGGCACAGAAGGACCCTGGATTCATGAGGAGACTCTCTATGCGCTTGAAAAGGACCCCATCCGTGGAGAGGCAGGAGGAGAAGCTCAAAGAGGAGGATGCTTCAGCACCCAGGAGACGTCTGTCCTGGGCACTGGGACGGAGGGGATCCCAAGAAAAGAAGGAGATTGAAATGGTGAGGTTGGATGGAGGTCCTGAGCCTCCCCCAGAGCCTGAGTCCAAAGCACCTTCGGAGTCACCTATCCTTGCCATGCGCAAGAAGATTGGCAGTACCATGGCAAGCTTATCCACAAGGATAAGGAGCCACTCTGAGGACAGGAAAGATGAAAATGAAGGCAAGACGGAGCACAAGAGGACACCTATATTCACCAAAATGCGGCGTTCCACCTCTGAGGGGGGCAGTCTGAAGAGGATGGGTGTCCCTCAGAACCAACTGGCTGCCCAGTCAGGGAAAGGGACCTCATCAGAATCTCTCGATTCCATGTCAAGCATCCAATCAGAATCAGCGGTTAAAG GTGCAGATATTGAGCGTAGATCACGGTGGGACCGTTGGGGGTTGACAAGGGGAAAAAGGGACAAGACCGCTTCACAACCAGACATCCCAGCTTCCATTGCTAGGGAAAATGGCTCTCTCCGCTCTCGGCAGTACACACGTCTAACATCTG ACTTCCCTCCTGTGTTCCATATCAAACTGAGGGACCACGTTCTCTTGGAAGGAGATCCCGTCACTCTCAGCTGCCTCCCTGCTGGCAGTCCTCACCCACACATCTCATGGATGAAAG ATAAGAAGCCACTTGAGATTGACCCAAGGATGAACTTGATATCCTGCCCTGATGGGAGACAGCTGCTGATGATTATGAAGACCACCAAGAAAGATGCAGGCCTTTATGAATGTGTGGCTTCAAACACACTGGCCTCTGTCACCAGCTCATGCGTTGTGTCCCTTGCTC GTCTGCCTAATAGTCCTGGGACCCCTGAGGTTCctcagaaatataaaaacaccGCCCTGGTTGTGTGGAGACCCTCAGACACCACGGCACCATGCACTTACTCTCTGGAGAGGAAGAAAGAGG GTGAGACTAACTGGCTGATAGTAGCCACAGGTGTGGCTGACTGTTACTACAATGTCATGGACCTTCCAGCTGGTGCCACATACAGGTTCAGAGTGGCCTGTGTGAACAAGGCTGGCCAGGGACCTTACAGCAACTTGTCTGAAAAAGTGATCCTGGACTCAACAG CACCTCAAAAGTCCAGTGGAACAGTTGTTGTCAAAACACTTTCGTCAGCTCCGCCTCCTGCACCAGCAGTAGTAAAAACTACCATGACTTTACCTGCAATGAAGCCTGCTGCAGTGAAACCGGCTGCTGCACCACCGACTACTTCAGCGCCCTCTACATCCCAGCCAGTAAAACCTGTATCTCCTCCTGCGTCAACTACTACACCTTCCCCTGCTGCCCTTCCCCCGAGTCATCGTACTGTACCTGATATTCAAACTCCATCTCCCGGAATTCCTACTCCTGCCAAAGCTAAGACCACTCTTAACATCACTGTGGCCAAACCCTCCCCAGCATCCCCTGCAGCTCAACCTCCTCCTGCCAAACCTTCACCACCCGTCGTTCTGCCCAAACCTCAAACCCCCATCAATGTGGTGTCCCCCCTATCTCAAACTCCTCCAGTGTCCCCACCTCCACTAGTGTCCCCTCCGCCCGCTATCGGCAAGCCCATCTCCTCGGTGCCTATGTATGTCCCTACCACCACCACAGCACATGTGACCCCAGTCACCCCAAACACGCCTACTCCAGCCCTGTCACCACCAGTGGTGTTAGTTACAAGTCTGAGTCCCGTAGGGGAGGGTACTGGCACACCCAATCGTATGACCCCAAGTGGAAGAGCCACTCCATCTGGACGCATCACTCCTACAGGGCGCAGGACCCCTATAGGAAAACCTGGAGACTTGACCCTAAGGCAGGGCGTCCCCCAGAAACCGTACACATTCATGGATGAGAAAGCAAG AGGTCGTTTTGGTGTGATCAGAGAGTGTCGGGAAAACGCCACAGGTAACCTGTACATGGCCAAGATTGTGCCGTATGAGCCTGAGAGCAAGGAGACTGTGTTACAGGAGTATGACATACTGAAGTCCCTCCACCACGAGAAGGTCATGGCTCTGCATGAGGCCTACGTCACCCCACGCTACCTGGTGCTCATCTCTGAGTGCTGCTCAGGGAAAGAGCTGCTATATAGTCTGATTGACAG